In one window of Alphaproteobacteria bacterium DNA:
- a CDS encoding isocitrate lyase/phosphoenolpyruvate mutase family protein, whose amino-acid sequence MNQAEKARAFAALHRKGQPLLLYNVWDAGTAKAVADAGAKAIATGSWSVAAAHGYPDGEAIPLDLALRIVARIAATVDLPLTVDFEGGYAVEPERLAANADRLLATGAIGVNFEDRVVGGSGLHPVDLQTRRIAALRRAADERGVPLFVNARTDLFLGEPDASRHAALMDEAMERAAAYAEAGADGFFVPALVEESLIARVTEASRLPVNVMMRPGLPPLDRLGRLGVARVSWGPAPYREAMERIRAAAVV is encoded by the coding sequence ATGAACCAGGCCGAAAAGGCCCGCGCATTCGCGGCCCTGCATCGCAAGGGCCAGCCGCTGCTGCTCTACAATGTCTGGGACGCCGGCACGGCCAAGGCCGTTGCCGACGCCGGTGCGAAGGCGATCGCCACCGGCAGCTGGTCGGTCGCCGCCGCGCACGGCTATCCCGACGGCGAGGCAATTCCGTTGGATCTCGCGCTGCGCATCGTCGCGCGAATCGCGGCAACCGTCGACCTACCGCTCACCGTCGACTTCGAGGGCGGCTACGCGGTCGAGCCCGAGCGGCTGGCGGCGAACGCCGACCGATTGCTCGCGACCGGGGCGATCGGCGTCAACTTCGAGGATCGGGTGGTCGGCGGCAGCGGTCTCCACCCCGTCGACCTGCAGACCAGGCGCATCGCCGCGCTGCGTCGCGCCGCCGACGAACGCGGCGTGCCGCTGTTCGTCAACGCCCGCACCGACCTGTTCCTCGGCGAGCCGGATGCCTCGCGTCATGCCGCGCTGATGGACGAGGCGATGGAGCGGGCCGCCGCCTATGCCGAGGCGGGTGCCGACGGCTTCTTCGTGCCGGCCCTGGTCGAGGAATCGCTCATTGCCCGGGTTACCGAGGCGAGCCGGCTGCCGGTGAACGTGATGATGCGGCCCGGGCTGCCGCCGCTCGACCGCCTCGGCCGGCTCGGCGTCGCCCGGGTCAGCTGGGGCCCGGCGCCCTATCGCGAGGCGATGGAGCGCATCCGGGCCGCAGCAGTGGTGTGA
- a CDS encoding nitrate reductase subunit alpha has translation MSQLLDRLNFFARKNVGEFADGHGVTTNEDRSWEEGYRRRWQHDKIVRSTHGANCTGSCSWKIYVKGGIVTWETQQTDYPRTRPDLPNHEPRGCSRGASYSWYLYSGNRVKYPLVRARLLRLWRDARRTLAPVAAWASIVEDPTKRVAYTAKRGLGGFVRAKWDEVNELIAAANAYTAKTYGPDRVIGFSPIPAMSMVSYAAGSRYLSLMGGVCMSFYDWYCDLPPASPQTWGEQTDVPESADWYNSGFLILWGSNVPQTRTPDAHFYTEVRYKGAKSVVISPDYSEAAKFSDLWLHPKQGTDSALAMALGHVILREFHIDRQAEYFEDYARRYTDMPMLVRLVERDGRYVPDRLVRASDFKANLGQKNNPEWKTVAVDRTTGEVVVPTGSVGFRWGEQGKWNLEAKDAKGKDTDLRLTLVMEEDHDDVVAVGFPYFGNREHDHFKGTDHPSVLIRNVPVKAVALKDGDALVATVFDLFVANYGVDRGLGGEHVAKDYAQNEPYTPAWAEAITGVPAAQIVAVAREFARNAEKTHGKSMVILGAGLNHWYHMDMNYRGIINLLVMCGCVGQSGGGWCHYVGQEKLRPQTGWLPLAFGLDWGRPPRQMNSTSFWYAHTDQWRYESLGVDEILSPTAPDGPWDGALIDYNIRAERMGWLPSAPQLKTNPLEVAKAAEKAGKEPKDYVVEALKSGALQMSCEDPDDPANWPRNLFVWRSNLLGSSGKGHEYFLKHLLGTKHGVMNRDLGEEGGAKPLEAAWHDAAPEGKLDLLVTLDFRMSTTCVYSDIVLPTATWYEKNDLNTSDMHPFIHPLTGAVDPVWECKSDWDIYKGIAKAFSDVAPEVLGVEKDVVLVPILHDTPAEIAQALDVKDWKRGETDPLPGKTMPQIAVVERDYPNLYKRFTALGPLLDKLGNGGKGISWDTAHEVENLKALNGTVAEDGPTKGMARIETDIDASEVILMLAPETNGEVAVKAWQALSKNTGRDHSHLAVPKEDEKIRFRDVVAQPRKIISSPTWSGLESEKVCYNAGYTNVHELIPWRTLTGRQQLYQDHLWMRAFGEGFCVYRPPVDLKTVKPVIDAKGGGRKQVVLNFITPHQKWGIHSTYTDNLMMLTLNRGGPVVWISEVDAAKAGIEDNDWVEAYNVNGALTARAVVSQRMKEGTIFMYHAQEKIINTPGAETTGNRGGIHNSVTRAIVKPTHMIGGYAQQSYGFNYYGTVGSNRDEFVIVRKMDKVDWLERPAAQAMEAAE, from the coding sequence ATGAGCCAATTGCTCGACCGCCTGAACTTCTTCGCCCGCAAGAACGTGGGGGAATTCGCCGACGGTCACGGCGTGACCACCAACGAGGACCGCAGCTGGGAGGAGGGCTATCGCCGCCGCTGGCAGCACGACAAGATCGTGCGCTCGACCCACGGCGCCAACTGCACCGGCTCCTGCTCGTGGAAGATCTACGTCAAGGGCGGGATCGTCACCTGGGAGACGCAGCAGACCGACTATCCGCGGACCCGGCCCGACCTGCCCAACCACGAGCCGCGCGGCTGCTCGCGCGGCGCCAGTTACAGCTGGTACCTCTACTCGGGCAACCGGGTGAAGTACCCGCTGGTCCGGGCCCGGCTGCTGCGGCTGTGGCGGGACGCGCGCAGGACGCTGGCGCCGGTGGCGGCGTGGGCCTCGATCGTCGAGGACCCGACGAAGCGCGTCGCCTATACCGCAAAGCGCGGCCTCGGCGGCTTCGTGCGGGCGAAGTGGGACGAGGTCAACGAGCTCATCGCCGCCGCCAACGCCTACACGGCGAAGACCTACGGCCCTGACCGTGTGATCGGCTTCTCGCCGATCCCCGCCATGTCGATGGTCTCCTATGCGGCCGGCTCGCGCTACCTGTCGCTGATGGGCGGCGTGTGCATGTCGTTCTACGACTGGTACTGCGACCTGCCACCCGCCAGCCCGCAGACCTGGGGCGAGCAGACCGACGTGCCGGAGAGCGCCGACTGGTACAACTCCGGCTTCCTGATCCTGTGGGGCTCGAACGTGCCGCAGACGCGCACGCCCGACGCTCATTTCTACACCGAGGTCCGCTACAAGGGTGCCAAGTCGGTGGTGATCAGCCCCGACTACTCCGAGGCGGCGAAGTTCTCGGACCTGTGGCTGCACCCGAAGCAGGGCACCGACAGCGCACTGGCGATGGCGTTGGGCCACGTCATCCTGCGCGAGTTCCACATCGACCGCCAGGCCGAGTATTTCGAGGACTATGCCCGGCGCTACACCGACATGCCGATGCTGGTCCGGTTGGTCGAACGCGACGGCCGCTACGTGCCGGACCGGTTGGTCCGCGCCTCGGACTTCAAGGCCAATCTGGGCCAGAAGAACAACCCCGAGTGGAAGACCGTCGCCGTCGACCGCACGACGGGCGAGGTCGTGGTGCCGACCGGCTCGGTCGGCTTCCGCTGGGGCGAGCAGGGCAAGTGGAACCTCGAGGCCAAGGACGCCAAGGGCAAGGACACCGACCTGCGGCTGACCCTGGTGATGGAGGAGGACCACGACGACGTGGTCGCGGTCGGCTTCCCCTATTTCGGCAACCGCGAGCACGATCACTTCAAGGGCACCGACCATCCGTCCGTGCTGATCCGCAACGTGCCGGTCAAGGCGGTGGCGCTGAAGGACGGCGATGCGCTGGTCGCCACCGTGTTCGACCTGTTCGTCGCCAACTACGGCGTCGATCGCGGGCTGGGCGGCGAACACGTCGCCAAGGACTATGCGCAGAACGAACCCTACACCCCGGCCTGGGCCGAGGCGATCACCGGCGTTCCGGCGGCGCAGATCGTTGCGGTCGCCCGCGAGTTCGCCCGCAACGCCGAGAAGACCCACGGCAAGTCGATGGTCATCCTCGGCGCCGGCCTGAACCACTGGTACCACATGGACATGAACTACCGGGGGATCATCAATCTCCTGGTGATGTGCGGCTGCGTCGGCCAGTCCGGCGGCGGCTGGTGCCACTATGTCGGGCAGGAGAAGCTCAGGCCGCAGACCGGCTGGCTGCCGCTGGCCTTCGGCCTGGACTGGGGCCGGCCGCCGCGGCAGATGAACTCGACCTCGTTCTGGTATGCGCATACCGACCAGTGGCGCTACGAAAGCCTGGGCGTCGACGAGATCCTGTCGCCGACCGCGCCGGACGGCCCGTGGGACGGCGCGCTGATCGACTACAACATCCGCGCCGAGCGGATGGGCTGGCTGCCGTCGGCGCCGCAGCTGAAGACCAACCCCTTGGAGGTGGCCAAGGCGGCCGAGAAGGCGGGCAAGGAGCCGAAGGACTATGTGGTCGAGGCGCTGAAGAGCGGCGCGCTGCAGATGTCCTGCGAGGATCCGGACGACCCGGCCAACTGGCCGCGCAACCTGTTCGTCTGGCGCTCGAACCTGCTCGGCTCGTCGGGCAAGGGCCACGAGTACTTCCTCAAGCACCTGCTCGGCACCAAGCATGGCGTGATGAACAGGGACCTCGGCGAGGAGGGCGGCGCCAAGCCGCTGGAGGCGGCCTGGCACGATGCTGCGCCCGAAGGCAAGCTCGACCTGCTGGTCACGCTCGACTTCCGGATGTCGACCACCTGCGTCTACTCCGACATCGTCCTGCCCACCGCCACCTGGTACGAGAAGAACGACCTCAACACCTCCGACATGCACCCGTTCATCCACCCGCTGACCGGCGCGGTGGACCCGGTGTGGGAGTGCAAGTCGGACTGGGACATCTACAAGGGCATCGCCAAGGCGTTCTCCGATGTCGCCCCCGAGGTGCTGGGCGTCGAGAAGGACGTGGTGCTGGTGCCGATCCTGCACGACACGCCGGCGGAGATCGCGCAGGCGCTGGACGTGAAGGACTGGAAGCGGGGCGAGACCGACCCGCTCCCCGGCAAGACCATGCCGCAGATCGCGGTGGTCGAGCGCGACTATCCCAATCTGTACAAGCGTTTCACCGCGCTCGGGCCGTTGCTTGACAAGCTCGGCAACGGCGGCAAGGGCATCAGCTGGGACACCGCGCACGAGGTCGAGAACCTGAAGGCGTTGAACGGCACCGTCGCCGAGGACGGGCCGACCAAGGGCATGGCGCGGATCGAGACCGACATCGACGCCAGCGAGGTGATCCTGATGCTGGCGCCGGAGACCAACGGCGAGGTCGCGGTCAAGGCGTGGCAGGCGCTGTCGAAGAACACCGGCCGCGACCACAGCCACCTGGCGGTGCCGAAGGAGGACGAGAAGATCCGCTTCCGCGACGTGGTCGCACAGCCGCGCAAGATCATCTCGTCCCCGACCTGGTCGGGGCTGGAATCCGAGAAGGTCTGCTACAACGCCGGCTACACCAACGTCCACGAGCTGATCCCCTGGCGGACTCTGACGGGCCGCCAGCAGCTGTACCAGGATCACCTGTGGATGCGGGCGTTCGGCGAGGGCTTCTGCGTCTATCGCCCGCCGGTCGACCTGAAGACGGTCAAGCCGGTGATCGACGCCAAGGGCGGCGGCCGCAAGCAGGTGGTGCTGAACTTCATCACCCCGCACCAGAAGTGGGGCATCCACTCCACCTACACCGACAACCTGATGATGCTGACGCTGAACCGCGGCGGCCCGGTGGTCTGGATCTCCGAGGTCGACGCGGCCAAGGCCGGCATCGAGGACAACGACTGGGTCGAGGCCTACAACGTCAACGGCGCGCTGACGGCGCGGGCGGTCGTCTCCCAACGGATGAAGGAGGGAACGATCTTCATGTACCACGCCCAGGAGAAGATCATTAACACCCCGGGCGCGGAGACCACCGGCAACCGCGGCGGCATCCACAACTCGGTGACCCGCGCGATCGTCAAGCCGACCCACATGATCGGCGGCTACGCCCAGCAGTCCTACGGCTTCAACTACTACGGCACCGTCGGGTCGAACCGCGACGAGTTCGTCATCGTGCGCAAGATGGACAAGGTCGACTGGCTCGAGCGGCCGGCCGCCCAGGCAATGGAGGCCGCGGAATGA
- a CDS encoding Crp/Fnr family transcriptional regulator: MTQALSATAFSILGQTPLLRGLPEGAFAALAAASSERFVRRGEVLFLQGAPAEHIWVVIDGWIKIYRTTQGGAEAVMAVFTRGQSFAEAAVFRAAGYPTTAEAATDARVVRVPAAALMRLVRERPEAALAMLASLSQKLHLLIGELEQLKVSGGAQRVAGFLLSLCDGTGDQTVALPYDKALIAAKVGMKPESLSRAFNRLRGLGVRIDGDSVRIADVAGLQSFATETD; encoded by the coding sequence TTGACCCAGGCCCTCTCCGCGACCGCCTTTTCGATTCTCGGTCAGACCCCGCTGCTGCGGGGCCTGCCGGAGGGCGCATTCGCGGCGCTGGCGGCAGCGAGCAGCGAGCGGTTCGTCCGGCGTGGCGAGGTGCTGTTCCTGCAGGGCGCTCCAGCGGAGCACATTTGGGTCGTGATCGACGGCTGGATCAAGATCTACCGGACCACCCAGGGCGGCGCCGAAGCGGTGATGGCGGTGTTCACCCGCGGCCAGAGCTTCGCCGAGGCCGCCGTGTTCCGCGCGGCCGGCTATCCGACCACCGCCGAGGCGGCGACCGACGCACGGGTGGTACGGGTGCCGGCCGCGGCGCTGATGCGGCTGGTGCGCGAACGACCGGAGGCAGCGCTGGCCATGCTGGCGTCGCTGTCGCAGAAGCTGCATCTGCTGATCGGGGAACTGGAACAGCTCAAGGTCAGCGGGGGCGCCCAGCGCGTCGCCGGCTTCCTGTTGTCGCTGTGCGACGGCACCGGCGACCAGACCGTCGCCCTGCCCTACGACAAGGCCCTGATCGCCGCCAAGGTCGGCATGAAACCGGAAAGCCTGTCGCGCGCCTTCAACCGGCTGCGCGGGCTGGGCGTACGGATCGACGGCGACAGCGTGCGCATCGCCGACGTCGCCGGCCTGCAGAGCTTCGCGACGGAAACGGACTGA
- a CDS encoding trifunctional transcriptional activator/DNA repair protein Ada/methylated-DNA--[protein]-cysteine S-methyltransferase yields MSLPMPDDDALYGALLDRDPSFDGHVFVCVRTTGVFCRLTCPARKPKRSNVAFRTAVADCLAEGYRPCLRCRPLQSMSGGDPLVRDLLARLDRDPQSVWSEDRLRALGCEPSTVRRRFRRLYGTSFLEMARMRRLARAAGQLAAGARVIDAQLDVGNESGSGFRDAVTRMLGDAPARLRGRGLLWAAWHDTPLGPMLSIADEQSLHLLEFVDRPNLAAQLDRISRQTGATPVQASNAISEGVAAWLRGYFADGAGPGALPLATSGTPFQRAVWQALAGIPPGTTETYAGLAERVGRPHAVRACAAANGANRIAIAIPCHRVVASNGALTGYGGGLWRKRWLIDHEAAAGRQRLEEETS; encoded by the coding sequence ATGTCGCTGCCCATGCCCGACGACGACGCGCTCTACGGGGCGCTGCTCGACCGCGACCCGTCTTTCGACGGGCACGTCTTCGTCTGCGTGCGCACGACCGGCGTGTTCTGCCGGCTGACCTGCCCGGCGCGCAAACCGAAGCGCTCCAATGTCGCGTTCCGCACCGCGGTGGCGGATTGCCTGGCGGAAGGATACCGCCCCTGCCTGCGCTGCCGGCCGCTGCAGTCGATGAGCGGCGGCGACCCCCTGGTCCGGGACCTGCTGGCGCGTCTCGACCGGGATCCGCAATCGGTCTGGAGCGAGGACCGGCTGCGTGCGCTCGGCTGCGAGCCGTCGACCGTGCGGCGCCGGTTCCGCCGCCTCTATGGAACGAGCTTCCTGGAGATGGCCCGGATGCGCCGGCTGGCTCGCGCGGCCGGACAGCTTGCCGCCGGCGCGCGGGTCATCGATGCGCAACTCGACGTCGGCAACGAATCGGGCAGCGGGTTCCGCGACGCGGTTACGCGGATGCTCGGCGACGCGCCGGCACGGCTGCGCGGCCGCGGGCTGCTTTGGGCCGCATGGCACGACACGCCCCTCGGCCCGATGCTCTCGATCGCGGACGAGCAGTCCCTGCATCTGCTCGAATTCGTCGATCGCCCGAATCTCGCAGCGCAGCTCGATCGGATCAGCCGGCAGACCGGCGCGACGCCAGTACAGGCATCGAATGCCATTTCCGAAGGCGTCGCGGCGTGGCTGCGGGGCTATTTCGCCGACGGCGCCGGGCCGGGCGCGCTGCCCCTGGCCACGTCCGGCACGCCGTTCCAGCGCGCCGTATGGCAGGCCCTCGCCGGTATTCCGCCGGGGACGACCGAGACCTATGCCGGCCTGGCCGAGCGGGTCGGCCGGCCGCACGCGGTCCGCGCCTGCGCCGCCGCCAACGGCGCCAACAGGATCGCGATCGCCATTCCCTGCCATCGTGTCGTTGCGTCGAACGGCGCACTGACCGGCTATGGCGGCGGGCTGTGGCGCAAGCGTTGGCTGATCGATCACGAAGCCGCGGCCGGACGGCAGCGCCTTGAGGAGGAAACGTCATGA
- a CDS encoding OsmC family protein has protein sequence MSDDLRQLIGETQDAFRAEPAKAQARFESVSLLKDGLRSEVRLRDHRLTVDEPQQLGGTDAGPNPVELILAALGTCQEITYKAYATALGIPLDSVSVKLEGDLDLRGFFAVKDDVRPGYQAIRGTVRIESGASPEALAQLRDVVNAHCPVLDIISNPVPVKLDLELAQPAVAAE, from the coding sequence ATGAGCGACGACCTGCGCCAACTGATCGGGGAAACCCAGGACGCCTTCCGTGCCGAGCCTGCCAAGGCCCAGGCGCGGTTCGAATCCGTATCGCTGCTCAAGGACGGCCTGCGGTCCGAGGTGCGGTTGCGCGACCACCGGCTGACGGTGGACGAGCCGCAGCAGCTCGGCGGCACCGACGCCGGCCCGAATCCGGTCGAGCTCATCCTCGCCGCGCTCGGCACCTGCCAGGAGATCACCTACAAGGCTTACGCCACCGCGCTGGGCATCCCGCTCGATTCCGTCTCGGTCAAGCTCGAGGGCGATCTCGACCTGCGCGGCTTCTTTGCGGTGAAGGACGACGTGAGGCCCGGCTACCAGGCCATCCGCGGCACCGTCCGGATCGAGTCCGGCGCCAGCCCGGAGGCACTTGCCCAGTTGCGCGACGTGGTCAACGCCCACTGCCCGGTGCTGGACATCATCAGCAACCCGGTGCCGGTGAAGCTGGACCTCGAGCTGGCCCAGCCCGCCGTCGCGGCCGAGTGA
- a CDS encoding calcium-binding protein, with product MFGDYSNTRNQLSEDAMQRSYSDVSILDSRAKLNPGFVVRDWWTNVINGTEGGDFIGGSDRADVIYGKGGADTLSGNGEDDVIYGGDGDDYIYGDYNDVSQMNEFPNFGNPGDDVLFGGAGNDILEGGPGNDKLYGGDGDDSCSAGSAPTRCGAAPVPTSSTPSRNWAISSMERRTSSTISNSWIRSSAPLMRSSAATRWCSIQPGTCCSCSRITTPTSTASHCSRNR from the coding sequence GTGTTCGGCGACTACAGCAATACACGCAATCAGCTATCGGAGGATGCCATGCAGCGCTCCTATTCCGACGTTTCGATCCTCGACTCACGTGCCAAGCTTAACCCCGGTTTCGTGGTGCGGGACTGGTGGACCAATGTGATCAACGGAACCGAGGGAGGCGATTTCATCGGCGGCAGCGATCGAGCCGATGTCATCTACGGCAAGGGCGGGGCCGATACGTTGTCCGGCAACGGCGAGGACGACGTCATCTACGGCGGCGACGGCGACGACTACATCTACGGCGACTACAATGACGTATCGCAAATGAATGAATTTCCCAACTTCGGCAATCCCGGCGACGACGTCCTTTTCGGCGGTGCCGGTAACGACATCCTGGAAGGCGGCCCGGGCAACGACAAGCTGTACGGCGGTGACGGTGACGATTCCTGCTCGGCGGGCTCGGCGCCAACGAGATGTGGGGCGGCGCCGGTGCCGACAAGTTCCACACCATCGCGCAACTGGGCAATATCGTCGATGGAACGCCGGACATCATCCACGATTTCGAATTCGTGGATCAGGTCTTCGGCACCGCTTATGCGGTCGTCGGCGGCAACACGCTGGTGTTCGATTCAGCCTGGCACGTGCTGTTCGTGCTCGAGAATTACGACGCCGACGTCAACGGCATCACACTGTTCACGTAACCGGTAG
- a CDS encoding nitrate/nitrite transporter: MQQLDGVTPGQQRNALATSTLAFTVCFAVWTIFSIIGVRIKNDLQLNDTEFGILVATPILTGSLSRIFLGIWTDQYGGRIVYSLLMAVTSIAVYLLSTVETYEMFLVAALGVGLAGGSFAVGIAYVSRWYDRAHQGTALGIFGMGNVGSAVTNFGAPFLLVAIGWEGTAQVYAAVLLATAVLFFLLTKDDPTTAKRKAAGTRPKSAFMQLTPLKRLQVWRFALYYFFVFGAFVALALWLPRYYVGVYGLDIKTAGMLAAAYALPGSVFRALGGFLSDRFGARAVMYWTFIASVVICFFLSYPATDYVVQGIEGPIAFNITISLPVFVVLTVLLGFFMSLGKAAVYKHIPVYYPDNVGAVGGLVGMIGGLGGFVLPICFGIMNDAIGVWTSCFMLLFALVAVALAWMHLAIRRMERRAAAEALGALPELPELIELHGPEHEGALGSTDRQRASGPAADRRLRPAQ; the protein is encoded by the coding sequence ATGCAACAACTGGACGGCGTCACCCCAGGCCAGCAGCGCAATGCGCTGGCGACGAGCACCTTGGCCTTCACCGTCTGCTTCGCCGTGTGGACGATCTTCTCGATCATCGGCGTCAGGATCAAAAACGACCTGCAGCTGAACGACACCGAGTTCGGCATCCTGGTGGCGACGCCGATCCTCACCGGCTCGCTGAGCCGCATTTTCCTCGGCATCTGGACCGACCAATATGGCGGCCGGATCGTCTATTCGCTGCTGATGGCGGTGACATCGATCGCCGTCTACCTGCTGTCGACGGTCGAGACCTACGAGATGTTCCTGGTCGCGGCACTCGGCGTCGGCCTCGCCGGCGGCTCGTTCGCGGTCGGCATCGCCTACGTCTCGCGCTGGTACGACCGCGCGCACCAGGGCACCGCGCTCGGCATATTCGGCATGGGCAACGTCGGCTCGGCGGTGACCAACTTCGGTGCGCCGTTCCTGCTGGTCGCGATCGGCTGGGAAGGCACGGCCCAGGTCTATGCAGCGGTGCTGCTGGCGACGGCGGTGCTGTTCTTCCTGCTGACCAAGGACGATCCGACCACGGCCAAGCGCAAGGCGGCCGGCACGCGGCCGAAATCGGCGTTCATGCAGCTGACGCCGCTGAAGCGGCTGCAGGTCTGGCGGTTCGCGCTCTACTACTTCTTCGTGTTCGGCGCCTTCGTCGCGCTGGCGCTGTGGCTGCCGCGCTATTACGTCGGCGTCTACGGGCTGGACATCAAGACGGCCGGCATGCTCGCCGCCGCCTACGCCCTGCCCGGCAGCGTGTTCCGCGCACTGGGCGGCTTCCTGTCCGACCGGTTCGGCGCCCGCGCGGTGATGTACTGGACCTTCATCGCCTCGGTGGTGATCTGCTTCTTCCTCAGCTACCCGGCCACAGACTATGTGGTGCAGGGCATCGAAGGCCCGATCGCCTTCAACATCACCATCAGCCTGCCGGTGTTCGTGGTGCTGACCGTGTTGCTCGGCTTTTTCATGAGCCTGGGCAAGGCCGCGGTCTACAAGCACATCCCGGTCTACTACCCCGACAATGTCGGCGCCGTCGGCGGCCTGGTCGGCATGATCGGCGGGCTCGGCGGCTTCGTGCTGCCGATCTGCTTCGGGATCATGAACGACGCCATCGGCGTGTGGACAAGCTGCTTCATGCTGCTGTTCGCCCTGGTCGCCGTGGCGCTGGCGTGGATGCATCTGGCCATCCGCCGGATGGAGCGCCGGGCGGCCGCCGAAGCCCTCGGCGCTCTGCCCGAACTGCCAGAGCTGATCGAGCTGCACGGGCCGGAGCACGAGGGCGCCCTGGGTTCCACCGACCGGCAGCGCGCGTCTGGTCCGGCGGCCGATCGGCGACTGCGGCCAGCACAGTAG
- a CDS encoding cyclic nucleotide-binding domain-containing protein — protein sequence MRDEDLRSVRGLRLFADMADAHFADLMRVAYLQSFPPQVQLIAEGEPADFLHVVVAGAVELFACANNRETTMATVRPVSTFILAAVLKDAAYLMSARTLEKSRVLLIPSDNIRAVMDVDPAFNRAIIVELASCYRAVVKAQKDLKLRTGVERLANYLLRHHAAQGGNGTVALQIEKRVLAGQLGMTPENLSRAFGTLKPYGVEVDGAQITLTALADLEGLAKPNPLIDDPSI from the coding sequence GTGCGGGACGAGGATCTGAGAAGCGTCAGGGGGCTGCGGCTGTTCGCCGACATGGCCGACGCGCACTTCGCCGACCTGATGCGGGTGGCCTATCTGCAGTCGTTCCCGCCGCAGGTTCAGCTGATCGCGGAGGGCGAGCCGGCGGACTTCCTGCACGTGGTCGTCGCCGGCGCGGTCGAGCTGTTCGCCTGCGCCAACAACCGCGAGACGACGATGGCGACGGTGCGCCCGGTCTCCACCTTCATCCTCGCCGCCGTGCTGAAGGACGCCGCCTACCTGATGTCGGCGCGGACGCTGGAGAAATCGCGCGTCCTGCTGATCCCGTCCGACAATATCCGCGCGGTCATGGACGTGGACCCGGCGTTCAACCGCGCGATCATCGTCGAACTGGCCTCGTGCTACCGCGCGGTGGTCAAGGCGCAGAAGGACCTGAAGCTGCGCACCGGGGTCGAGCGTCTGGCCAACTATCTCCTGCGCCATCATGCCGCCCAGGGCGGCAACGGCACGGTGGCGCTGCAGATCGAGAAGCGGGTGCTGGCCGGCCAGCTCGGCATGACGCCGGAAAACCTGTCGCGTGCGTTCGGCACGCTGAAGCCCTATGGGGTCGAAGTCGACGGCGCCCAGATCACCTTGACGGCGCTCGCCGACCTGGAGGGCCTGGCCAAGCCGAACCCGCTGATCGACGACCCCAGCATCTGA
- a CDS encoding SDR family NAD(P)-dependent oxidoreductase: MLAPDGRVVMISGANRGIGRAVAEALHAAGYSLSLGARDPASLDAVTAGWPADRVLAAHYDAEDRESHRQWVADTVSRFGRIDGLVNNAGIAVRVTVEDERDEELDRMWAVNVKGPLSMIRTALPHLRKSGAGRIVNVCSIAGKAVYNNNAGYAMSKFAAVALSHATRRAGWDDGVRCTALCPGFVATDMTADVATFPHDRMMEPGDIAAVVTMLIGLSNTASIAELVINCRDDVTM; encoded by the coding sequence ATGCTCGCACCCGACGGACGCGTGGTGATGATCTCCGGCGCCAACCGCGGCATCGGCCGCGCCGTGGCCGAAGCGCTGCATGCTGCCGGCTATTCGCTGAGCCTTGGCGCGCGCGATCCGGCGTCGCTCGATGCGGTGACCGCGGGTTGGCCGGCCGACCGGGTGCTCGCCGCGCACTACGACGCCGAGGATCGGGAAAGCCACCGGCAGTGGGTCGCCGACACGGTGTCCCGGTTCGGGCGGATCGACGGGCTGGTCAACAATGCCGGCATTGCCGTGCGCGTCACCGTCGAGGACGAGCGCGACGAGGAGCTGGACCGGATGTGGGCGGTCAACGTCAAGGGACCGCTGTCGATGATACGCACCGCGCTGCCGCACCTGCGCAAGAGCGGCGCCGGGCGCATCGTCAACGTCTGCTCGATCGCCGGCAAGGCCGTCTACAACAACAACGCCGGCTATGCGATGAGCAAGTTCGCCGCCGTGGCGCTGTCGCACGCCACCCGGCGGGCCGGCTGGGACGACGGCGTGCGCTGCACCGCACTGTGCCCCGGTTTCGTCGCCACCGACATGACCGCCGACGTGGCAACCTTCCCGCATGACCGGATGATGGAACCGGGCGACATCGCGGCGGTGGTGACGATGCTGATCGGCCTGTCCAACACCGCTTCGATCGCCGAGCTGGTGATCAACTGCCGCGACGACGTGACGATGTAG